The window CGTCTGACGCGACGCCCGGGATCCCCGGTACCTGCCACGACGCGGGAGAGAAACAACCGGGCCGCCGCTCCGCTGCGCACGTCCATCCACCCATGGGCTGTGGCGGGCGGGAAGCCGGGATCCGCCCCACAAGCCATGACCAGATCCGATGAGGGACCTGAGTAATTTCGGTTTCTCGCTCTGGCGCGCAAGAACCCAATTGCTCTACGAACATCTTGGCGATCACAGAGGTGAAGTCCGCGGACGTGGCGTGGCGTACGGGGTGTGATCGGGGGAACACGGCTGAGGTGGTCGCTGGCGGCTCGTTGCGGCCGGCTGGTGTGACCGCCTGGGTCGCGCCACGGGCAATCTGGAGTGCCCTTGACCGCGCCCTGGTTCCGAAACGGGATCGTGGCATTTCGGCGTGTCCATAGACAGCCTGAGCCAACACACTTCGCCGTACTGCTGCCGGTGTGTGTCAGATGATCGAGCCTATGGGCACGCCCAAATGCCACGGTCCAGCCCACGCGCAGCCGGCCGGCAAGCAGCGCACGGGGCAGCACACACCGTGGTCAGCGCACTAGCTGTCTCGCCTCGGCTCCCCCTGGGTCAGGCGGCTCCTCAAGGAAGAACGTCACGTCATCAAGCGCGGAGAGAACCCGGCCGTCGAGGTCCGGACGCTCGGCGAGCTGGCGGACGAGCACGACCGACTGGGGTTCCAGGTATCCGAAGCGTCGAGCGAGGTGCCCCAGGCAGAGCGATGCCGTGGCGACAAGCCACAGGTCGGCGCTGTCGCGTGCGACCCGGCAACACCAGCGCTCGACGAAGACACGATCGTCGTCGTACAGCGCCAACCCCACCAACACGGAGCTGGGCTCAAGCGCCTGATCCGTGCCCTCCAGAGCAGCAGTGAGCGCTTCGTCCGCGAGGCCATGCGGCACCTGCGATGGATTCTCGTAAACGCCCACGCTGCGAGGTTACGGCGAAGCCGCGCGCGGGTTTGGACACGGGATTCGAGCATCTACCGGTACCGGACAGGAAGGCCGAGGACAGGAAGGCCGAGGAAGATCGGCGCCAACTATCTGCACATCTTCAAGGGGCGACGCCGACCTGGGCCAGGCGGAACCCGCCCAAGCCCTGCCAGCCCCAATACTGGACAGCTACCAGTGCCGCGTGGAGCCGGCCAGCAGCGTGACCGCGTCGAGCAGGTGCCCGCCGAGGGCGTCGAGGTCGGCCGCGGCCAGGACGTTGCCGTTCGCGCGCAGCGTCGTCACCAGCGACGCGGGCGACCCGGGGCCCCCGACCGAGCCGACGGCGCAGATGACCTCCAGGTCGTAGCGCAGCGGCAGGTCCGGCTCCGGGTCGGCCGGCAGCAGGTCGTGCAGCGCGCGGTCGGTCACGGCCGCCCAGCCGCCGGCGTCCGCCGGCTGCTGGTCGAAGCGACCGAGGTAGTTGAACTCGATCGGGGGAACCGCCGCCGTCCGCAGCCGCGGGTCCTCGCGGAGGCTCTGGGCGAGACCGAAGTCGAACCCCTGGTTCGGCACCGCCGCGAGGCGCCGCGCGGTCGCCTCGGCGGCCCGCCACAGCGCCGCGCACTCGTCGGCCGCCGGCTCCTCGGCTCCCCCGCTCCCCCGCGCGCCGTCGGGCTCGGGCGTGCCGTCAGCCTCGGGCACCGCCGGCACCCGGAACGGGAAGACGCTGGTGAACCAGCCCACCGTCGCCGACGTGTCGACATCGTCGACGTCGGCGGCGCCGGGTCCGGCGGCTCCTACCCCCTCGTCACCGGCCGCCACGACGAGGTGGTCGTGCCGGCCGTGGGACTCCAGGTCGACGACCACGTCCGGCAGCGCGGGGCGCCAGCGGCGGACCGCCCAGCCCAGCGCGGTGAGCAGCAACTCGCGCAGGCCGACCTCGCGGCTCACCGCGTCGACCAGGGCCGCGGTCGTCTCCGGCGAGGCCGCGAACGTCGCGACCCGCAGGCTCGCCGCGCGGTCGCTGGCGGGGTCCGTGCGCCGCGAGCCCAGCGGCTGGTCGGCCCCGGCGAGCTCCGCCGCCCAGTAGGGCACCTGCTGGGCGACCTCGTCGGCGCCGGCGCGCCCGCGCGCCAGCTCGCCGAAGCGTCGGTAGCTGGTCAGCTCACCGGTCGCCTCGCTCGGCCGGGCCAGCGCCCGCAGCATGATCGCCCAGGACACCGCGTCGACGGCCAGATGGTGCACGGACAGCTGGAGCAGGTCGGCGTCCGGCAGGTACAGCGCGGCCAGCATCCGCCCGCGGGCGGGGTCGACCCGGTCGATGGTGGCCCGGGCCTCGGCGCCGAGCGCGGACGGCGCGTCGCCGGGCACGACCCGCAGTACGTCGGCCGCCTTGACCGCCCCGACCGGATGGGTCACCAGGGCGTCCCCGGCGGGCGCCAGCGCGGCGCGCAACATCGGGTGGCGGTCGAGCAGCATCTGCAGGGCCGTCTCGACGCCCGCCGTCCCGGTGCCCGGCGGCACCGCCAGCAGCTGCGTCTGTGTGAAGCGGCGGAAGGACCGCAGTTCGAGCAGCCACCGCGCGATCGGCAGCGCCGGCACCGTGCCCAGCCCTTCGTCCGCGGGCCCTGCCGGCCCGCCCGCCCCGCCGGCCGCCGTCCGGGCCGCCAGGGCGTCGGCGGCCTCGGCCAGCTCGCGGATACCGCGGCTGACCGCCACCAGCCGCGGCGTGAGCACGATCCCGCCGGCCCGCGCCCTGCTCACCAGCGCGATCGTCGAGATGCTGTCGAGCCCCAGGTCCGCCAGGTCCGCGCCGACGCCGGCGGGAGCCGCGCCGAGCAGCTCGGTCGCGACCGCCCACAGCGCGCGTTCGGTCGCGGTGGCTGGCTGCGCCCCGGCTGCCTCGGCGTCACCCGCACCCACGCCGCCCGGGCCGCCGGCGGCGAGCGCCTCCAGAGCTCGGGCGTCCACCTTGCCGTTGGACGTCATCGGCAGCGCGTCGACGAGCACGAACCGGGCGGGCACCAGGTGCGCCGGCAGTCGGTCCGCGAGCTGGGCGCGCAGCGCGGCCGGCGTCGGCGCGGCCGGCGCGGGGACGCCACCGGCGGGGACGACGAAGGCGACGAGGGCCTGGCCCGCGCCCCGCGCCACCGCCCGGACGACGGCGGTAGACACGCCGGGCACCGCGCGCACCGCCGCCTCGATCTCCGCCGGCTCCACCCGGTAGCCGCGGATCTTGACCTGGTCGTCGCCGCGGCCCAGGTACTCGAGCCGGCCCGCCACCGCGCGACGCACGACGTCGCCCGTGCGGTACATCCGTTCCCCGGTCTGGAAGGGATCCGCGACGAATCGACCGGCGGTGTGCCCCGGCCGGCCAAGGTAGCCCCTGGTGAGCTGGTCGCCGCCCAGGTAGAGCTCGCCGGCCACACCCGCCGGGACCAGCCGCAGCCGGGCGTCGAGCACGTAGGCGCGCATGCCGGCGACCGGGTACCCGATGCTCGGCTCGGCCGTCTCGGCGAGCGCGGCCGACGCCGCGTCGACCGTCGTCTCGGTCGGCCCGTAGAAGTTGTGGACGGCGGTGGTCGGCAGCGCGCGCAGCCGGTCCCACACGTCCTGCCCGACCGCGTCGCCGCCGAGACCGAGCACCGCGAGTGGGCAGCGCTCCCCCTCCGCCGTGGCTTCCAGCAGACCGGCCTGGGCCAGATGGCCGAACATCGACGGCGACGTCTCGATCATGTCGAGGCCGAAGCGCCTGATGCCGTCCACGAGCCTGGCCGGGTCGCGCTGTTCGTCCGCGTCGAACACGTGGATGGCGTGCCCGGCCAGCAGCGCCAGCGTTGGCTGCCAGGACGCGTCGAAGCTCATCGACCAGGCGTGGCCGACCCGCAGCGGCCGGCCGAGCCGGCGGGCCGCCGGCTCGTACACGCGGTCGCGGTGGTCGGCGAGCAGGGCGGCGATCCCCCGATGCGTGCCCACGACGCCCCGGGGCTCGCCCGTCGAACCAGACGTGAAGATCGTGTACAGTGCCTGGTCGGGCAACACGCGCACGGCCGGCCGCTCAGCGGGCCGTCCGGCCACCGACGCGGCCGTCTTCGGGTCGTCCAGGTTCAGGACCGGTACGGCGCAGCCGGCCAGCTCGGCGGCGGCGGCGATCGCGAGCGCCGCCGAGGTCCGGTCGACCAGCGTGGCCAGCCGCGCCGCGGGCACCGGCCACTCGACGGGGACCGACGTGGCGCCGGCGAGTACCACCGCCAGCAGGGCGACGACGAAGCGCGGGCCGCGCGGCAACGCGATGACGACCGCGTCCTCCTGGCCGACGCCGCGCGCGACCAGCTCATGCGCGAGCCGGGCGGCCGCGGCGCCGAGCTCGCCGTAGCCCAGCCGGCCGGGTACGGTGGCGCCGCCCAGGTCCGCGTACGCCTCGGACTCGAGGGACCAGGTCATGGCCAGCGCCGCCGGCGTGTCCTGGACGTGCCGCCAGAACAGGTCGGCGACGCTCGGCGCCTCGTCACGCCCCGCGGCAACCGCGCCGGGCGTCCCGGCCGCCACACCGGTCGTCCCGGCTGCCTTCACCGACGTGAGCAGCGCGGCGCTCTCGCCGGGCAGCAGGATGTCGAGCGTGTCCGGGTCGGCGTCGGCGTGGTCGGGCAGGGCGCGCAGGACCTGGAGCAGCCGGGCGCCGAGCTCGCCGGGGTCGATGCTGGGCAGCAGGTCGGCGCGGTGCTCCAGCACGACGCGCAGCTCGCCGTCGGCGAGGTAGGGCACCAGCGTGAGCGGGTAGTGGGTGAGGCTGTCCAGCCGCAGCGGCGTGAACACCACGCCGTCCGGTGCGCGCACGACGTCCGCCATCGACCCGCGCGGGGCGTTCTGGAACACCATCAGCGTGTCGAACAGCTCGGGGTGGCCGGACAAGCGCTGCAGTGCGGCCAGCCCGACCCCGCCGTGCGCCCGCATGCCGACCACCCGGCGCTGCAGGTCGGCGCAGCCCTGCCTGACGGTGCTGGCGGTGTCGAGCCGCGCCCGCACCGGCACCGTGTTGATGAACAGGCCGACCATGTCCTCGACGCCGGTGAGCTGTTCGGGACGGCCCGCGACGGTCGCCCCGAACACCACGTCGCGCCGGTCGGTGAGCCGGCCGAGCAGCACCGCCCAGGCGAACTGGGTGAGCGTGTTGACGGTGAGGCCGCTCGCGCGCGCCCAGGCGGTCAGGCGCGCGGTGTCGGCGGCGGCAAGGCCCACCTCGACCGACACCGGCAGCGCGGCGGCCGTGCCGCGGCGGCCGGGAGCGAGGATCGACGGTTCGGCCAGCCCGGCGAGGTAGTCGCGCCAGGCGGACCGGGCTTGGCCCGGGTCCTGGCGCCCCAACCAGGCGACGTAGTCGCGGTAGGGCCGGACCCGCGGCAGGTGGTCGGTCCGGCCGTCGGCGAGATAGCCGGCGACCAGGTCGCGCACCATGGTGGGCACCGACCAGCCGTCGACGACGATGTGGTGCACCGTCCCGATCAGGCGGTGGCGCCCAGGCTCGCTCCTGGCGAGGGCGAACCGCATCGCGGGGCCGGCGGCGAGGTCGAACGGGACGCGCCGCTCCCGGTCGGCGAGCGCGTCGAGCTCGGAGCGCGCGCAGACGACCTCCCGCCAGGCCGGCGCGGCGCGGTCCGGCACGATCTGCACCGGATGCGGCAGGTCGCGGTCCCAGAACGACACCCGCAGGTTCGGGTGCCGGTCCAGCAGTGCCACCGTGGCGCGCCGCAGCCGGTCGACGTCGAGCGGGCCGTCGATGTCGGCGATGAACTGGATGGTGTACGGGTCGACGGCGCCCGGCTCGCGGGCCTGCGCGAGCGCGTAGAGCCCGGTCTGCAGCGGGGTCAGCGCGAGGACGTCGACGATCCGGTGGCGCTGTGTCCCGGTGGTGCTCGTGCTGGTGGCGCTCGCGTCGGTGGCGCTCGCGTCCGTGGTGGTCATCGTGCCCTCCAGGCGCGTTCGAGCGCGGCGAGGTCGGTCGCGTCCAGCCCGGACGCGCTCATCGGGTCGGTCTCGGGCGCGAGCCAGCCGTCCAGCGCGTCGCGTCCCGGTCCGCCCGGCTCGCCGTCGCCGGACGCGGCGACGTCGGCGCGGGCCACGTCGATCGCGGCGGCCACCGCCTCGACCGTCTCGTGCTCGAAGAGCAGCCTCGGCTCCAAGGGCAGGCCGGCCTCCCGCGCCTTGGCGGACACCTGGATCGAGACGATGCTGTCGCCGCCGAGGGCGAAGAACCGGTCGGAGCGCCCGACCCGCGGCACGCCCAGCACCTCGGCGAGGATCGCGGCGAGGGCGCGTTCGGTGTCGGTCACGAGCCCGTCGGCGACCGCCGCCGCTGCCAGGTCCGGCGCGGGCAGGTCCGGCCGGTTGATCTTCCCGGACCTGGTCAGCGGCAACTCCGGCAGGACGACCACCATCGCGGGCACCGCGTAGCTCGGCAGCCGTTCGGTGACGTGCGCCCGGACCAGGTCGGCGAAGGCCCGGTCGTCCGCGTCGCCGGCCGCCGCTGTGGCACCCGCCGCGGCGTCGGCGGCGTCGCGGACGACGTAGCCGACGATGGCGTCCGCGCCGTGCAGCGGGTGCAGCCGTGCGGCGGCGGCGGCCACGCCGGGCGCCGCCCGCAGCGCCGCTTCCACCTCGCCGAGCTCGATCCGAAAGCCGCGGATCTTGACCTGGTGGTCCACCCGGCCGGCGAAGCGCAGCCGCCCGTCCGCGTCCCACCAGCCGCGGTCGCCGGTGCGGTAGAGCCGTCCGCCGGGCTCGGTGGCGAACGGGTCGGCGACGAACCGGCTCGCGGTCAGGCCGGGGCGGCGCCAGTACCCGCGGGCGAGCTGCGCGCCGGACACGCAGACCTCCCCCACCGTCCCCGGCGGCACCGGGCGCAGCAGGTCGTCGAGGACCAGGATCCGCGTGCCGGGGACCGGCCGCCCGGCGGCGAGCCGGCCGGGTGTGACCGTCGTGCGCACGATCGCTCCGGCCGTCTCGGTCGTCCCATAGGAGTTCACCAGGTGGCGCTCGGGCGCGGCCGCGGCGAGCCGGTCCAGCAGCGGGTCCAGCAGCGGCTCGCCGCTGCACACCCAGCGGCGCACCGAGCGCACCGCGTCGGGAGCCGTGTCGACGAGCGCGCTGACGGCGCTGGCCACCATCGTCACCTGGCCGACCGGGTGCGCCCGCAGGAGCCCGGCCAACGCCGACAGGTCGCGGGCCTGCTCGTCGTCGGCGAGCAGCAGCTCGGCGCCCACCGCGACGGCGGCGAGCAGTTCCAGCGGTCCGTCGAGGAAACTCAGCGCGCCCTGCGCGAGGCGCACGTCCGGGTCGTCGACGGGGTAGCGCCGCGGCTGCCAGGCGAGCCGGTTGGCCATGGCGCGCTGGGTACCGACGACGCCCTTGGGCAGGCCGGTGGACCCGGAGGTGAACAGCAGGTAGGCCGCATGGTCACCGCGCAGGCCGAGCTCGCCCGGCGGGTCCGCGGCGGCGATCGCGGCCTGGGTGGCCGGGTCGTCGAGCACGACGCGCGGCGTGCCGGCGGGCGTGGCGCCGGCACCGGCACCGGCCTCCCCGTCCGAGGTGGGCAGCAGGTTCGCGACCGCCCCGGTGGTGAGCACGCAGACGGCCTCGGCGTCGGCGAGCATGAAGGCGAGCCGCTCGGCCGGCAGGCGCAGGTCGAGCGGGAGGAACGCCGCGCCGGACTTCATCACGGCGACGAGCGCCACCAGCATGTCGAGCGTGCGGGGCAACGCGACGGCGACGAAGGTGTCCGGCCCGGCGCCGAGCGCGCGCAGGTGGCCGGCGAGGCGGTCGGCGCGCTCGTGCAGCGTCGCGTGGTCGATCGTCGCCGCGGCGCACCGCACCAGCCCGCCAGTGGGTGCGCCGCGGCGGGACCGCTCGAGCAGCTCGGGCACGGTCGCCGGGACGGGCTCGGTCGTGAGCTCGGGCTCCGGGTCGGGCCAGCTCCACGCGTCCAGCGAGGCGCGCTCGTCCGGGGACAGCACGGCGAGCGCGGGAAGCGGGCTGTCGGGGGTGGTCGCGAGCGCGTCGAGCACCCGCAGCAGGCGGTCGACGATGGTCTGCACGGTGGCCCGGTCATACAGCTCGACGCGGTAGTTGACTCCGCCGCCGAAGCCGTCGCCGTCGGCGTAGAAGTCGAACGTCAGGTCGAACTTGGCCGTGGTGTCGACCGGGGCCTCGGTGCGCAGCGTCGTGCCGCACTCGTCCAGCGCCGTGCTGGTCAGCCCGGACTCGCGCAGGTGTACCAGAACCTGGAACAGCGGGTGGCGGGCCGTGGTGCGGGCCGGGTTGGCCGCGTCCACCAGCCGTTCGAACGGCAGGTCCTGATGGGCGAGGGCCGCCAGCGCCAGCGCCCGGGTCCGGCGCAGCAGCTCCCGCCCCGTAGGCGCACCCGACAGGTCGTTGCGCAGGACCAGGGTGTTCACGAACATGCCGACGGTCCGCGCGACCTCCGGGCGGGTGCGGCCGGCGACCGGCGTGCCCAGCGGGATGTCGGGGCCGGCGCCGAGCGCGTGCAGGGTGAGCGCCACGGCGGTCTGCAGCACCATGAACTCCGTCGCGTCGGTCTCCCGCGCGACCTGGGCCAGCCGCTGGCGCAGCGCCGGCGACACCCGCAGCGTCACCGTGTCGCCCTGGTCGGACTGGACGCGGGGCCGGGGCCGGTCGCGGCCGACGGCGGTGTCCTCGGGCAGGTCCGCGAGCGCCTCGCGCCAGAACGCGACCTGCTCCTCCTCGATGGTCGGCTCGCGTTCGATGGTCGACTCGCGGCCGTCGGCCGGACGCGGCCGCGCAGTCTCGTCCGCGGGAGCTTCCAGGGTCCGCGGGGTGAACATCTCCCGCTGCCACAGGGCGTAGTCGACGTACTGCACCGGCAGCGGGTCCCAGCCCGGCGCGGCGCCCCCGACGCGGGCCCGGTAGGCGGTGACCATGTCCTGGAACAGGACCGGCGCCGACCACTCGTCGGCCGCGATGTGGTGGACGACCACGGAGAGCCAGTGCAGCCTGGGCCCGACCCGCAGCACGGTCGCCCGGATCGGCGGCGCGGCCGACAGGTCGAACAGGTGCCCGGCGAGGCCTGGCAGCAGGTCGCGCAGCGCCTGGTACGGGTCCGGCTCCCCCGTCAGGTCGACCACTGGCAGGTCCAGCCGGAGCGCGGGCCAGATCTCCTGGTGGGGCACCCCGTCCACCTCCGGGTAGACGGTGCGCAGCACCTCGTGTCTGTCGGTCACGTCGCGCAGCGCCGCGGCCAGGGCGGAGACGTCGAGCTCGCCGTCGACGCGTGCGGTGAACGGGATGTTGTAGGTGCTGCGCGGCCCCTCGACCCGGTAGCCGACCCACTGCCGCAGCTGCGCGTAGGACAGCGGCGGCCGTTCGGGCCGGCGCGGGTGCGCGACGATCGGCGGCAGCTCGGGCCTGTCGGGGGTGACGCCGGCGAGTCGGGCGTCGACCAGGGCGGCGAGACCGGCCGGGGTCGGCGCCTCGAAGGCGTCGGCGAGCCGCAGCCGCACCCCGGTCCGTGCCTCGACCGCGGACAGCAGCGAGGTCGCGAGCAGGGAGTGGCCGCCGAGCTCGAAGAACCCGGCGTCCACGCCGACGTGGTCGCGCCCGAGCGTGTCGGCGAATGCCGCGCACATGAGCTTCTCGGTCCCAGTCGACGGCTCGCGGTCGGGCCGGCCCGCGGCCAGGTCCGGGGCGGGCAGCGCGGCGCGGTCGGCCTTGCCGTTGGCGGTGACGGGGATCTGCCCCATCCGGACGAACGCGGCCGGCACCATGTGGGCGGGCAGCGCGCGGGCGAGATGGTCGCGCAGCTGCCCCTCCAGGCCGTCGGCACCGGACCAGTCCCGCTCCCAGCGCTCGGCGGACCGGTTACTGGCGGGCACGACGTAGGCGACGAGCGCCGTCCCCAGCCGCTCCGCCTCCGTGGCCACGACGACGCACTGGCGCACCTCGGGGTGGCGGGCGAGCACGGCCTGGATCTCCCCCAGCTCGACCCGGAACCCGCGGATCTTCACCTGCTCGTCGGCGCGGCCGGTGAACTCGAGCTCGCCCTCGGCGTTCCAGCGGCCCAGGTCCCCGGTGCGGTAGAGCCGGCCGCCGCCCGGCCGGACGGGGTCGGCGACGAACCGCGACGCGGTCAGGCCCGGCCTGCCCAGGTAGCCCCGGGCGAGCTGGCCGCCGCCGATGTAGATCTCGCCGACCGTGCCGGGCGGCGCAAGCCGCAGGCGCTCGTCGAGGACGTAGACCTGGGTGTCGGCCTTGGGCATGCCGATCGGCACGGTGCGGGTGCCCTGCGGCCCGTCCACGACGTAGCGGGTGGCGGCGAGCGTGGTCTCGGTCGGGCCGTAGAAGTTGTGCAGGGCCGCGTCGAAGGTGCGCCGGAACCGGTCGACCAGCTCCCCCGGCAGCGCCTCGCCGCCGATCGGGACCAGGCGCAGCGACTTCCAGTCCGCGGTGCCCGGCAGGCTGAGGAACAGGTCGAGCAGCGACGGGACGAAGTGCATCCAGCTGATGCGCTGCTCGTCCAGCAGCCCGGTCAGGTAGGCCAGGTCCTGCAGGCCGCCGGGACGCGGGAGGACGAGGCGCGCGCCGGCGCACAGCGGCCCGAACAGCTCGCCCACCGAGACGTCGAAGCTGGGAGAGGCCACCTGCAGCAGCGCGTCGTCGCCGCCCACCGAGTACTCCTGCTTCAGCCACGACAGGTGACCGCAGATGGCGGCGTGCGAGACGGGCACGCCCTTGGGCGCCCCCGTCGAACCCGACGTGTAGATGACGTACGCGGTGTTGTCCGGCAGCAGCGGCCGGACCCGGTCCGCGTCGAGGGGCTCGGTGGCGGGCAGCCCCGGGTCGTCGAGGTCCAGCGGCCCGTCCAGGACGAGTCGCGGCCGGGCGTCGGCCAGCATGTACTCGATCCGGTCCGCGGGGTACTCGGGGTCGACGGGCAGGTAGGCGGCGCCGCTGGCGACGACGCCAAGTGTCGCGACCACCATGTCCAGGCCGCGGGGGTAGCGCAGCGCGACGATGTCCTCGGTGCCGATCCCCTGGCGGATCAACCGGTGCGCGAGCCGGTAGGCGCGGCCGGTCAGCTCGGCGTAGGTGAGGGTGGCCTCGTCGGCGACGACCGCCGGGGCGTCCGGGGTGCGTCGGGCCTGCGCGGCGACGAAGGCCGGCAGCGTCGGCACCACGAGCGTGACAGGACGGCCGGTCGAGAAGCCCAGCAGCTCGGCGTGGCGCCGCTCGCTGAGCACCGGCAGGTCGCCGACGGCGGTGTCCGGCCCGCGGACGGCCGCGCCGAGCAGGACGACGAGCTCCTCCAGCAGCCGGGCAGCCATCTGGTCGCCCACGACGTCGAGCTGGTAGGTGGCCTCCAGCAGCCAGGAGTCGTCGGCGGTCGGCTGCGCCATCACCTCGAACGGCAGCTGCGCCACGGCGCCGTGCAGGTCGAGCCGGTCGGAGCGCAGACCGGGCACGGCCAGCCCCGTCCACGTGCCGGAGCGGACGCCGAACCCGACCCGGGCGAGCGTGTCCAGCCCGCCGCCGCGGTTGGCGAGCGCCTCGGCGACGATGCGCTCCAGGCCGACGCCCTGGTGCGCGAACGCCCCGGCGCACACGTCCCTGGTGTGTTCGACGAGTGCCT of the Pseudofrankia saprophytica genome contains:
- a CDS encoding non-ribosomal peptide synthetase; this translates as MGNDTDRRLALLRRTLTERGLAGQEPAATAPARRGGDTPYPLSSGQRRMWFLHQVDASRADLNVGVAMRLAGELDRDRLARAATAVAERHEILRTTYHADTDGTPYQTVQAAPAPALRLATDDLRGLPADDREARVRRLAADEFTRPFDLTRDAPLRLTVARTGDDEHVLLLVAHHIAWDDDCWEPFFADLSQAYVSGATGPTPPAQYLDLQVLDPSARPGGAAIAADLAYWHDALAGSIEPFELPGEHARTAVPVAPGAATAPGSPGASGHRQVDVPADVAAQVRALARSLRASPFAVLTAAFAALTHRVTGATDLVVVTPVVDRPGQHAAGALGYFGNTLPLRIQVAAAGSFQALVEHTRDVCAGAFAHQGVGLERIVAEALANRGGGLDTLARVGFGVRSGTWTGLAVPGLRSDRLDLHGAVAQLPFEVMAQPTADDSWLLEATYQLDVVGDQMAARLLEELVVLLGAAVRGPDTAVGDLPVLSERRHAELLGFSTGRPVTLVVPTLPAFVAAQARRTPDAPAVVADEATLTYAELTGRAYRLAHRLIRQGIGTEDIVALRYPRGLDMVVATLGVVASGAAYLPVDPEYPADRIEYMLADARPRLVLDGPLDLDDPGLPATEPLDADRVRPLLPDNTAYVIYTSGSTGAPKGVPVSHAAICGHLSWLKQEYSVGGDDALLQVASPSFDVSVGELFGPLCAGARLVLPRPGGLQDLAYLTGLLDEQRISWMHFVPSLLDLFLSLPGTADWKSLRLVPIGGEALPGELVDRFRRTFDAALHNFYGPTETTLAATRYVVDGPQGTRTVPIGMPKADTQVYVLDERLRLAPPGTVGEIYIGGGQLARGYLGRPGLTASRFVADPVRPGGGRLYRTGDLGRWNAEGELEFTGRADEQVKIRGFRVELGEIQAVLARHPEVRQCVVVATEAERLGTALVAYVVPASNRSAERWERDWSGADGLEGQLRDHLARALPAHMVPAAFVRMGQIPVTANGKADRAALPAPDLAAGRPDREPSTGTEKLMCAAFADTLGRDHVGVDAGFFELGGHSLLATSLLSAVEARTGVRLRLADAFEAPTPAGLAALVDARLAGVTPDRPELPPIVAHPRRPERPPLSYAQLRQWVGYRVEGPRSTYNIPFTARVDGELDVSALAAALRDVTDRHEVLRTVYPEVDGVPHQEIWPALRLDLPVVDLTGEPDPYQALRDLLPGLAGHLFDLSAAPPIRATVLRVGPRLHWLSVVVHHIAADEWSAPVLFQDMVTAYRARVGGAAPGWDPLPVQYVDYALWQREMFTPRTLEAPADETARPRPADGRESTIEREPTIEEEQVAFWREALADLPEDTAVGRDRPRPRVQSDQGDTVTLRVSPALRQRLAQVARETDATEFMVLQTAVALTLHALGAGPDIPLGTPVAGRTRPEVARTVGMFVNTLVLRNDLSGAPTGRELLRRTRALALAALAHQDLPFERLVDAANPARTTARHPLFQVLVHLRESGLTSTALDECGTTLRTEAPVDTTAKFDLTFDFYADGDGFGGGVNYRVELYDRATVQTIVDRLLRVLDALATTPDSPLPALAVLSPDERASLDAWSWPDPEPELTTEPVPATVPELLERSRRGAPTGGLVRCAAATIDHATLHERADRLAGHLRALGAGPDTFVAVALPRTLDMLVALVAVMKSGAAFLPLDLRLPAERLAFMLADAEAVCVLTTGAVANLLPTSDGEAGAGAGATPAGTPRVVLDDPATQAAIAAADPPGELGLRGDHAAYLLFTSGSTGLPKGVVGTQRAMANRLAWQPRRYPVDDPDVRLAQGALSFLDGPLELLAAVAVGAELLLADDEQARDLSALAGLLRAHPVGQVTMVASAVSALVDTAPDAVRSVRRWVCSGEPLLDPLLDRLAAAAPERHLVNSYGTTETAGAIVRTTVTPGRLAAGRPVPGTRILVLDDLLRPVPPGTVGEVCVSGAQLARGYWRRPGLTASRFVADPFATEPGGRLYRTGDRGWWDADGRLRFAGRVDHQVKIRGFRIELGEVEAALRAAPGVAAAAARLHPLHGADAIVGYVVRDAADAAAGATAAAGDADDRAFADLVRAHVTERLPSYAVPAMVVVLPELPLTRSGKINRPDLPAPDLAAAAVADGLVTDTERALAAILAEVLGVPRVGRSDRFFALGGDSIVSIQVSAKAREAGLPLEPRLLFEHETVEAVAAAIDVARADVAASGDGEPGGPGRDALDGWLAPETDPMSASGLDATDLAALERAWRAR
- a CDS encoding non-ribosomal peptide synthetase translates to MTTTDASATDASATSTSTTGTQRHRIVDVLALTPLQTGLYALAQAREPGAVDPYTIQFIADIDGPLDVDRLRRATVALLDRHPNLRVSFWDRDLPHPVQIVPDRAAPAWREVVCARSELDALADRERRVPFDLAAGPAMRFALARSEPGRHRLIGTVHHIVVDGWSVPTMVRDLVAGYLADGRTDHLPRVRPYRDYVAWLGRQDPGQARSAWRDYLAGLAEPSILAPGRRGTAAALPVSVEVGLAAADTARLTAWARASGLTVNTLTQFAWAVLLGRLTDRRDVVFGATVAGRPEQLTGVEDMVGLFINTVPVRARLDTASTVRQGCADLQRRVVGMRAHGGVGLAALQRLSGHPELFDTLMVFQNAPRGSMADVVRAPDGVVFTPLRLDSLTHYPLTLVPYLADGELRVVLEHRADLLPSIDPGELGARLLQVLRALPDHADADPDTLDILLPGESAALLTSVKAAGTTGVAAGTPGAVAAGRDEAPSVADLFWRHVQDTPAALAMTWSLESEAYADLGGATVPGRLGYGELGAAAARLAHELVARGVGQEDAVVIALPRGPRFVVALLAVVLAGATSVPVEWPVPAARLATLVDRTSAALAIAAAAELAGCAVPVLNLDDPKTAASVAGRPAERPAVRVLPDQALYTIFTSGSTGEPRGVVGTHRGIAALLADHRDRVYEPAARRLGRPLRVGHAWSMSFDASWQPTLALLAGHAIHVFDADEQRDPARLVDGIRRFGLDMIETSPSMFGHLAQAGLLEATAEGERCPLAVLGLGGDAVGQDVWDRLRALPTTAVHNFYGPTETTVDAASAALAETAEPSIGYPVAGMRAYVLDARLRLVPAGVAGELYLGGDQLTRGYLGRPGHTAGRFVADPFQTGERMYRTGDVVRRAVAGRLEYLGRGDDQVKIRGYRVEPAEIEAAVRAVPGVSTAVVRAVARGAGQALVAFVVPAGGVPAPAAPTPAALRAQLADRLPAHLVPARFVLVDALPMTSNGKVDARALEALAAGGPGGVGAGDAEAAGAQPATATERALWAVATELLGAAPAGVGADLADLGLDSISTIALVSRARAGGIVLTPRLVAVSRGIRELAEAADALAARTAAGGAGGPAGPADEGLGTVPALPIARWLLELRSFRRFTQTQLLAVPPGTGTAGVETALQMLLDRHPMLRAALAPAGDALVTHPVGAVKAADVLRVVPGDAPSALGAEARATIDRVDPARGRMLAALYLPDADLLQLSVHHLAVDAVSWAIMLRALARPSEATGELTSYRRFGELARGRAGADEVAQQVPYWAAELAGADQPLGSRRTDPASDRAASLRVATFAASPETTAALVDAVSREVGLRELLLTALGWAVRRWRPALPDVVVDLESHGRHDHLVVAAGDEGVGAAGPGAADVDDVDTSATVGWFTSVFPFRVPAVPEADGTPEPDGARGSGGAEEPAADECAALWRAAEATARRLAAVPNQGFDFGLAQSLREDPRLRTAAVPPIEFNYLGRFDQQPADAGGWAAVTDRALHDLLPADPEPDLPLRYDLEVICAVGSVGGPGSPASLVTTLRANGNVLAAADLDALGGHLLDAVTLLAGSTRHW